A single region of the Stigmatopora argus isolate UIUO_Sarg chromosome 6, RoL_Sarg_1.0, whole genome shotgun sequence genome encodes:
- the LOC144075488 gene encoding uncharacterized protein LOC144075488 produces MRKSTKPLNAVRVLQAHEEVQAQDSCVHYHQLHNRILDNITCQTRTRFQEHERLMFLSLLDPQKFWEYQKTFPHAAFSILTQSQGKSPTDLIDFLQQKNLSESMGRLYTLVGVTVTIPVSTASVERTFSAQNRIKTYARNTTGQTRLSALALMAIEKNFLMDLKRTCNLYHRVIEIYLRKERRMHFVYK; encoded by the exons atgaggaaatctacgaagCCACTGaatgcagtgcgggtgctccaagcgcacgaagaggttcaagcgcaagattcttgcgtgcactaccaccaactccacaacaggattctggacaatattacttgccagacgcggaccagatttcaagaacacgaaagactgatgtttctctccctcctcgacccgcagaagttttgggaataccagaaaactttcccacatgcagccttctccatcttaacgcagagccaag gaaaatctcccactgatctcattgacttccttcagcagaaaaatctgagtgagagcatggggcggctgtacacacTAGTGGGTGTGACAGTGACCATCcctgtgtccactgcttctgtcgaacggacattttcagcccaaaacaggatcaaaacttatgccagaaatacaacaggacagactcgactgtcagcattagctttgatggcgatagaaaagaacttcttgatggacctgaaacgcacgtgtaatctgtaccacagagtaattgaaatctacttgagaaaagaaaggaggatgcattttgtgtataaataa
- the LOC144075480 gene encoding calcium/calmodulin-dependent protein kinase type 1D-like: MGRKEIICNWKKPVSNIKDVFDFKGKMGSGSFSEVFMVREKKTGKLFALKCLKKKHLTHSNLENEINVLKRIKHDNVVGLEDFYESRTHYYLVMQLVSGGELFDRILDKGVFTEKDASMVIKQVLEAVGYLHENGIVHRDLKPENLLYYSTDENAKIMVSDFGLSKTLEHGVMSTACGTPGYVAPEVLAQKPYSKTVDCWSIGVITYILLCGYPPFFEDNETRLFSKIMRADYAFHSPFWDDISQSAIDFVKNMMEKDPLKRFTTEQALRHPWIAGQTAKDLDIYHSVCEQMERNFAKSKWKQAYNASAAIYQMKKLKESSRDLGSSALSLPHIIVQTSSQADSDSLRSCDANDHTLDPNGNPFHASNHLTCSGSEPNRSLCPPLRGQHSEPNYLLAEPREVHSSENNTSYMSSVSLGAVAKRKDPPLQSGVCSIM, from the exons ATGGGGCGGAAAGAGATCATTTGCAACTGGAAGAAACCTGTGAGCAACATCAAGGATGTGTTTGACTTCAAGGGGAAGATGGGATC tggATCCTTTTCCGAGGTTTTCATGGTGAGAGAGAAGAAAACGGGGAAATTGTTTGCATTAAAATGCCTGAAGAAAAAGCACCTCACTCACAGCAACCTGGAAAATGAAATCAATGTTTTAAAGAG GATAAAGCATGACAATGTGGTCGGGCTAGAAGATTTTTACGAGAGTCGAACACACTATTACCTTGTCATGCAGTT GGTTTCAGGTGGCGAGCTATTTGATCGGATTCTAGATAAAGGTGTTTTCACCGAGAAGGACGCAAGCATGGTGATTAAACAGGTGCTCGAGGCTGTCGGCTATCTGCATGAAAACGGCATTGTCCACAGGGACCTGAAG CCAGAAAACCTGCTCTACTATAGTACGGATGAAAATGCAAAGATCATGGTCAGCGATTTTGGTCTTTCAAAGACATTGGAGCATGGAGTTATGTCCACGGCATGCGGTACACCAGGATACGTTG CTCCAGAGGTTTTGGCCCAAAAACCTTACAGCAAAACAGTTGACTGTTGGTCCATTGGTGTTATTACTTATATCTT ACTATGCGGATACCCTCCGTTTTTTGAAGATAATGAAACACGTCTGTTTTCAAAGATCATGAGAGCTGATTATGCCTTTCACTCGCCCTTTTGGGATGACATTTCCCAGTCAG CGATAGACTTTGTTAAAAATATGATGGAGAAAGATCCCTTGAAACGATTCACTACTGAACAGGCCTTGCGGCACCCATG GATTGCTGGACAAACAGCTAAAGATTTGGACATTTATCATTCTGTGTGTGAGCAGATGGAACGGAACTTTGCCAAATCTAAGTGGAAG CAAGCCTACAATGCAAGTGCCGCCATCTATCAAATGAAGAAACTAAAGGAGTCCTCCAGGGATCTCGGTTCTTCTGCTCTATCACTGCCCCACATCATTGTCCAGACCTCCTCTCAGGCTGACAGCGACTCTCTACGATCCTGCGATGCTAACGATCATACCTTGGACCCAAATGGAAATCCTTTCCATGCCTCCAATCATCTCACTTGCAGTGGTTCTGAACCCAACAGGAGTCTCTGCCCTCCGCTAAGAGGCCAGCATAGTGAACCCAACTATCTGCTTGCAGAACCAAGAGAAGTCCACTCATCAGAAAATAACACATCTTATATGTCATCAGTAAG CCTGGGTGCCGTGGCTAAGAGGAAGGACCCGCCCCTTCAGTCTGGTGTTTGTTCTATCATGTGA
- the usp48 gene encoding ubiquitin carboxyl-terminal hydrolase 48 isoform X1, which produces MTPRLQLEKAAWRWVESVKPEEISQEHIELAYRINLPACKRGNCSHSNPAHQLHNLCIGPCNVTQPSNDINKHHASPRNCKGNPNCLVGIGEQTWLGDIDENAFHNIDDPNSERRDKNTFVGLTNLGATCYVNTFLQVWFHNLELRRSLYQCYNSRAQEHNTESDYEPQSICEHLQYLFALLQNSNRKYIDPSGLVKALGLDTGQQQDAQEFSKLFLSLLEDTLSKQKSLTLQNVIQQQFCGQFSYVTVCNQCGRSSARPSRFYELELNIQGHKNLADCVTEFLKEEKLDGDNRYLCEICQSKQSATRRIRLHSLPPTLNLQLMRFVFDRQTGHKKKLNTYISFPEQLDMAPFFEVTKDQKCVYELSAVLIHRGISAYSGHYIAHVKDAHTSDWYKFNDEEIEKMEGKKLQLGTEDDFAEAVKSQTRKPKCSKGYHCSRNAYMLVYKIQEEENLNSSKTIVQVPEFLQRLVDQDNHKFEEWCIEMSDMRKQSVDKGKAKHEEVKELYELLPARDDGEPFEFIPLDWLKKWLDDSTAIKKIDNTRFLCSHGKLHPDKVGDVKRISQNAGQVLYERYGGGPRLDGSTLCRDCVGQRCRVLRLKNQLNEDYKEVSNLVKRTVSGEGYWVGKASLRSWRQLALKQLEKDEHEIKPSNGESNGKEEHADNHQDAELSEGNEDDMKTFNEDIVCTHGGLGILDTERKLVSSEVWTKLRAYFPEALEFTQNQIPCTQCLTLEQEEKDNEAVSKMMALDQKNQLLNLFHEKNRPTLTKWPQDTDVLYIVPLFFVDEWRKFIRRPTKSSPVSSVGNSLLVCPHGGFMFTYDSLINGDAQHIALLWPSEWEIIRKLFIVDQPISIHCFKQTTPTGLSMNYTTQPDLCWDCREGFLFQQQKDLREYTQATIYIRKIIDEKRMIKETVPELNASSSEAEEEKDEQPKVAGETDPDFSQSEDGAKRLKLNDGTAAEGVPFLETSTTKFGEIRRSTRHRKLRGEKALIVSANQTLKELKIQIMHAFSVAPFDQNLSINGKSLTDDSATLGSLGVIPESVISLKADEPIADFAAMDDVYQVGMPEEGFKGTGLLGH; this is translated from the exons ATGACGCCGCGCTTACAATTGGAGAAAGCGGCTTGGCGTTGGGTTGAATCTGTAAAACCTGAAGAAATCAGCCAGGAGCATATCGAGCTAGCATACCGCATCAATCTCCCGGCCTGCAAGAGAGGAAACTGCAG TCACTCAAATCCTGCGCATCAGCTGCATAATCTTTGTATTGGGCCGTGCAATGTGACACAACCGTCAAATGACATCAATAAACATCACGCGAGTCC GAGAAACTGCAAAGGCAATCCTAACTGCCTTGTTGGCATTGGTGAGCAGACTTGGCTTGGAGACATTGATGAAAATGCTTTCCACAATATTGATGACCCAAATTCAGAGCGTAGAGATAAG AACACATTTGTTGGTTTGACCAATCTGGGAGCAACGTGTTACGTCAATACCTTTCTGCAAGTGTGGTTCCACAACCTAGAGTTACGGAGAAGCCTCTATCAATGCTACAATTCCCGTGCACAGGAGCATAACACAGAGTCAG ATTATGAACCACAGTCCATTTGTGAGCATCTACAGTACTTGTTTGCACTTCTACAAAACAGCAACAGAAAGTACATTGATCCTTCTGGTCTGGTTAAAGCTCTTGGCCTGGACACTGGGCAGCAGCAA GATGCTCAGGAGTTTTCAAAGCTCTTTTTGTCCTTGTTGGAGGACACATTGTCCAAGCAGAAAAGCCTCACTCTGCAAAATGTTATACAGCAGCAATTCTGTGGACAATTCTCCTATGTAACTGT CTGTAACCAATGCGGGCGATCGTCTGCACGGCCCTCCAGATTCTACGAACTGGAATTAAACATTCAGGGCCACAAAAATCTTGCAGATTGTGTTACAGAGTTTCTAAAG GAAGAAAAACTGGATGGAGACAACCGTTACCTCTGCGAAATCTGTCAAAGCAAACAGAGTGCAACTCGGAGGATAAGATTGCACAGTCTCCCTCCCACCCTTAACCTGCAACTCATGCGCTTCGTCTTTGACAG ACAAACTGGCCACAAGAAGAAACTCAACACCTACATTAGTTTCCCTGAGCAACTAGACATGGCGCCATTTTTTGAAGTAACAAAAG ATCAAAAGTGTGTGTATGAACTGAGTGCAGTACTGATCCATCGTGGCATCAGTGCCTACTCAGGACACTATATTGCCCATGTGAAAGACGCGCATACTAGCGACTGGTACAAATTCAATGATGAAGAAATTGAAAAGATGGAAGGCAAGAAGTTGCAGTTGGGTACAGAAGATGATTTTG CTGAAGCAGTGAAGTCTCAGACCAGAAAACCTAAGTGCAGTAAAGGCTACCACTGCTCTAGAAATGCCTACATGTTGGTGTATAAGATCCAGGAAGAGGAGAACTTAAATTCCTCCAAGACCATAGTTCAAGTGCCTG AGTTCCTTCAGAGGCTGGTGGACCAAGACAACCATAAATTTGAGGAATGGTGCATTGAAATGTCAGACATGAGGAAACAGAGTGTTGACAAGGGCAAAGCAAAGCATGAGGAAGTGAAAGAGCTATATGAGCTTTTACCTGCTCGGGATGACG GCGAGCCTTTCGAGTTTATACCACTAGATTGGTTGAAGAAGTGGTTGGATGACTCAACTGCCATAAAGAAAATTGATAACACACGCTTCCTGTGTTCTCATGGCAAACTGCATCCAGACAAGGTGGGCGATGTCAAGAGGATTTCTCAGAATGCTGGGCAGGTCCTTTATGAGCGCTATGGTGGGGGCCCAAGGCTTGATG GCTCCACTCTGTGCCGAGACTGTGTGGGACAGCGATGCAGGGTGCTACGTCTTAAGAATCAACTAAATGAAGACTACAAGGAAGTCTCCAATCTGGTCAAACGTACAGTCAG TGGTGAAGGTTACTGGGTAGGAAAAGCTTCTCTGCGCAGTTGGAGGCAATTGGCTTTGAAACAATTGGAGAAGGATGAACATGAAATCAAACCAAGTAATGGTGAGAGCAATGGGAAGGAAGAACATGCTGACAACCACCAAG ACGCGGAGCTCTCAGAGGGTAACGAGGATGACATGAAGACTTTTAATGAGGACATTGTCTGCACTCATG GAGGTTTGGGTATTCTGGACACCGAACGCAAGCTGGTATCTTCTGAAGTTTGGACCAAGCTTAGGGCATACTTCCCAGAAGCCCTAGAATTTACCCAAAACCAAATTCCCTGTACGCAGTGTCTG ACTTTGGAACAGGAAGAAAAGGACAATGAGGCTGTGAGTAAGATGATGGCGCTGGACCAGAAAAACCAGCTCCTCAATCTCTTCCATGAGAAGAACCGGCCAACTCTCACCAAGTGGCCTCAG GACACAGACGTACTTTACATTGTCCCTCTGTTTTTTGTGGATGAGTGGAGAAAATTCATCAG gaGACCCACGAAATCTTCCCCAGTGTCTAGTGTGGGCAACAGCCTCCTGGTTTGTCCTCATGGGGGCTTCATGTTTACCTACGATTCCCTAATTAATGGAGATGCACAACA CATTGCTCTGCTCTGGCCCAGTGAATGGGAAATTATCCGGAAACTCTTTATTGTGGACCAACCCATCTCCATCCACTGCTTTAAACAGACCACTCCCACGGGTCTCTCCATGAATTATACCACTCAGCCTG ATCTCTGCTGGGACTGCAGAGAAGGCTTCCTTTTCCAGCAACAGAAAGATCTTAGAGAGTACACCCAAGCTACAATTTACATTCGAAAAATCATTGATGAAAAAAGG ATGATTAAAGAAACCGTTCCAGAGCTGAATGCCAGCAGTTCTGAGGCAGAGGAGGAGAAGGACGAGCAACCGAAGGTCGCTGGAGAGACAGATCCAGATTTCAGCCAG TCAGAAGATGGTGCAAAGAGGCTTAAACTAAATGACGGAACCGCCGCAGAAGGAGTACCTTTTCTAGAAACCAGCACAACAAAATTTGGTGAAATAAGGAGAAGCACTCGACACCGGAAACTCAGAGGGGAAAAAGCCCTCATTGTTTCGGCAAATCAGACTCTCAAAGAGCTGAAGATTCAG ATAATGCACGCCTTCTCTGTGGCGCCATTTGACCAAAACCTCTCCATTAATGGAAAAAGTCTAACAGATGATTCAGCGACATTGGGCAGTTTGGGTGTCATCCCAGAGAGTGTCATTTCTCTAAAG GCTGATGAGCCAATAGCTGACTTTGCAGCAATGGATGACGTCTATCAAG tgGGAATGCCTGAAGAGGGGTTTAAAG GCACTGGACTTCTTGGGCATTGA
- the usp48 gene encoding ubiquitin carboxyl-terminal hydrolase 48 isoform X2, with product MTPRLQLEKAAWRWVESVKPEEISQEHIELAYRINLPACKRGNCRRNCKGNPNCLVGIGEQTWLGDIDENAFHNIDDPNSERRDKNTFVGLTNLGATCYVNTFLQVWFHNLELRRSLYQCYNSRAQEHNTESDYEPQSICEHLQYLFALLQNSNRKYIDPSGLVKALGLDTGQQQDAQEFSKLFLSLLEDTLSKQKSLTLQNVIQQQFCGQFSYVTVCNQCGRSSARPSRFYELELNIQGHKNLADCVTEFLKEEKLDGDNRYLCEICQSKQSATRRIRLHSLPPTLNLQLMRFVFDRQTGHKKKLNTYISFPEQLDMAPFFEVTKDQKCVYELSAVLIHRGISAYSGHYIAHVKDAHTSDWYKFNDEEIEKMEGKKLQLGTEDDFAEAVKSQTRKPKCSKGYHCSRNAYMLVYKIQEEENLNSSKTIVQVPEFLQRLVDQDNHKFEEWCIEMSDMRKQSVDKGKAKHEEVKELYELLPARDDGEPFEFIPLDWLKKWLDDSTAIKKIDNTRFLCSHGKLHPDKVGDVKRISQNAGQVLYERYGGGPRLDGSTLCRDCVGQRCRVLRLKNQLNEDYKEVSNLVKRTVSGEGYWVGKASLRSWRQLALKQLEKDEHEIKPSNGESNGKEEHADNHQDAELSEGNEDDMKTFNEDIVCTHGGLGILDTERKLVSSEVWTKLRAYFPEALEFTQNQIPCTQCLTLEQEEKDNEAVSKMMALDQKNQLLNLFHEKNRPTLTKWPQDTDVLYIVPLFFVDEWRKFIRRPTKSSPVSSVGNSLLVCPHGGFMFTYDSLINGDAQHIALLWPSEWEIIRKLFIVDQPISIHCFKQTTPTGLSMNYTTQPDLCWDCREGFLFQQQKDLREYTQATIYIRKIIDEKRMIKETVPELNASSSEAEEEKDEQPKVAGETDPDFSQSEDGAKRLKLNDGTAAEGVPFLETSTTKFGEIRRSTRHRKLRGEKALIVSANQTLKELKIQIMHAFSVAPFDQNLSINGKSLTDDSATLGSLGVIPESVISLKADEPIADFAAMDDVYQVGMPEEGFKGTGLLGH from the exons ATGACGCCGCGCTTACAATTGGAGAAAGCGGCTTGGCGTTGGGTTGAATCTGTAAAACCTGAAGAAATCAGCCAGGAGCATATCGAGCTAGCATACCGCATCAATCTCCCGGCCTGCAAGAGAGGAAACTGCAG GAGAAACTGCAAAGGCAATCCTAACTGCCTTGTTGGCATTGGTGAGCAGACTTGGCTTGGAGACATTGATGAAAATGCTTTCCACAATATTGATGACCCAAATTCAGAGCGTAGAGATAAG AACACATTTGTTGGTTTGACCAATCTGGGAGCAACGTGTTACGTCAATACCTTTCTGCAAGTGTGGTTCCACAACCTAGAGTTACGGAGAAGCCTCTATCAATGCTACAATTCCCGTGCACAGGAGCATAACACAGAGTCAG ATTATGAACCACAGTCCATTTGTGAGCATCTACAGTACTTGTTTGCACTTCTACAAAACAGCAACAGAAAGTACATTGATCCTTCTGGTCTGGTTAAAGCTCTTGGCCTGGACACTGGGCAGCAGCAA GATGCTCAGGAGTTTTCAAAGCTCTTTTTGTCCTTGTTGGAGGACACATTGTCCAAGCAGAAAAGCCTCACTCTGCAAAATGTTATACAGCAGCAATTCTGTGGACAATTCTCCTATGTAACTGT CTGTAACCAATGCGGGCGATCGTCTGCACGGCCCTCCAGATTCTACGAACTGGAATTAAACATTCAGGGCCACAAAAATCTTGCAGATTGTGTTACAGAGTTTCTAAAG GAAGAAAAACTGGATGGAGACAACCGTTACCTCTGCGAAATCTGTCAAAGCAAACAGAGTGCAACTCGGAGGATAAGATTGCACAGTCTCCCTCCCACCCTTAACCTGCAACTCATGCGCTTCGTCTTTGACAG ACAAACTGGCCACAAGAAGAAACTCAACACCTACATTAGTTTCCCTGAGCAACTAGACATGGCGCCATTTTTTGAAGTAACAAAAG ATCAAAAGTGTGTGTATGAACTGAGTGCAGTACTGATCCATCGTGGCATCAGTGCCTACTCAGGACACTATATTGCCCATGTGAAAGACGCGCATACTAGCGACTGGTACAAATTCAATGATGAAGAAATTGAAAAGATGGAAGGCAAGAAGTTGCAGTTGGGTACAGAAGATGATTTTG CTGAAGCAGTGAAGTCTCAGACCAGAAAACCTAAGTGCAGTAAAGGCTACCACTGCTCTAGAAATGCCTACATGTTGGTGTATAAGATCCAGGAAGAGGAGAACTTAAATTCCTCCAAGACCATAGTTCAAGTGCCTG AGTTCCTTCAGAGGCTGGTGGACCAAGACAACCATAAATTTGAGGAATGGTGCATTGAAATGTCAGACATGAGGAAACAGAGTGTTGACAAGGGCAAAGCAAAGCATGAGGAAGTGAAAGAGCTATATGAGCTTTTACCTGCTCGGGATGACG GCGAGCCTTTCGAGTTTATACCACTAGATTGGTTGAAGAAGTGGTTGGATGACTCAACTGCCATAAAGAAAATTGATAACACACGCTTCCTGTGTTCTCATGGCAAACTGCATCCAGACAAGGTGGGCGATGTCAAGAGGATTTCTCAGAATGCTGGGCAGGTCCTTTATGAGCGCTATGGTGGGGGCCCAAGGCTTGATG GCTCCACTCTGTGCCGAGACTGTGTGGGACAGCGATGCAGGGTGCTACGTCTTAAGAATCAACTAAATGAAGACTACAAGGAAGTCTCCAATCTGGTCAAACGTACAGTCAG TGGTGAAGGTTACTGGGTAGGAAAAGCTTCTCTGCGCAGTTGGAGGCAATTGGCTTTGAAACAATTGGAGAAGGATGAACATGAAATCAAACCAAGTAATGGTGAGAGCAATGGGAAGGAAGAACATGCTGACAACCACCAAG ACGCGGAGCTCTCAGAGGGTAACGAGGATGACATGAAGACTTTTAATGAGGACATTGTCTGCACTCATG GAGGTTTGGGTATTCTGGACACCGAACGCAAGCTGGTATCTTCTGAAGTTTGGACCAAGCTTAGGGCATACTTCCCAGAAGCCCTAGAATTTACCCAAAACCAAATTCCCTGTACGCAGTGTCTG ACTTTGGAACAGGAAGAAAAGGACAATGAGGCTGTGAGTAAGATGATGGCGCTGGACCAGAAAAACCAGCTCCTCAATCTCTTCCATGAGAAGAACCGGCCAACTCTCACCAAGTGGCCTCAG GACACAGACGTACTTTACATTGTCCCTCTGTTTTTTGTGGATGAGTGGAGAAAATTCATCAG gaGACCCACGAAATCTTCCCCAGTGTCTAGTGTGGGCAACAGCCTCCTGGTTTGTCCTCATGGGGGCTTCATGTTTACCTACGATTCCCTAATTAATGGAGATGCACAACA CATTGCTCTGCTCTGGCCCAGTGAATGGGAAATTATCCGGAAACTCTTTATTGTGGACCAACCCATCTCCATCCACTGCTTTAAACAGACCACTCCCACGGGTCTCTCCATGAATTATACCACTCAGCCTG ATCTCTGCTGGGACTGCAGAGAAGGCTTCCTTTTCCAGCAACAGAAAGATCTTAGAGAGTACACCCAAGCTACAATTTACATTCGAAAAATCATTGATGAAAAAAGG ATGATTAAAGAAACCGTTCCAGAGCTGAATGCCAGCAGTTCTGAGGCAGAGGAGGAGAAGGACGAGCAACCGAAGGTCGCTGGAGAGACAGATCCAGATTTCAGCCAG TCAGAAGATGGTGCAAAGAGGCTTAAACTAAATGACGGAACCGCCGCAGAAGGAGTACCTTTTCTAGAAACCAGCACAACAAAATTTGGTGAAATAAGGAGAAGCACTCGACACCGGAAACTCAGAGGGGAAAAAGCCCTCATTGTTTCGGCAAATCAGACTCTCAAAGAGCTGAAGATTCAG ATAATGCACGCCTTCTCTGTGGCGCCATTTGACCAAAACCTCTCCATTAATGGAAAAAGTCTAACAGATGATTCAGCGACATTGGGCAGTTTGGGTGTCATCCCAGAGAGTGTCATTTCTCTAAAG GCTGATGAGCCAATAGCTGACTTTGCAGCAATGGATGACGTCTATCAAG tgGGAATGCCTGAAGAGGGGTTTAAAG GCACTGGACTTCTTGGGCATTGA